The stretch of DNA ATCCGTCCTCGGTGAGGAACCGCTGATCCTTCTATCCTTGGAATGATGCCACGCCTCTAATTAAGGGAGACGAATCACTATGGCGGATGAAAATCCCCGCAGCGCCTGGGAGACGGAATATGGCAAAAGCAGATTGCGAAAAGATCAATTCAAGCGTTCCTCAGGAGATCTAAAGCCTTTGTACACGCCGGCGGATGCCGCTGGAGTAGAACACGATCGCGATCTGGGTTACCCCGGTTCCTACCCCTTCGTGCGCGGCGTTCAGCCGACGATGTACCGTGGGCGGCCTTGGACCATGCGGCAATACGCCGGATTCGGAACCGCCAGAGAAACCAACGAACGATTCCGCTACCTCCTGGAACAGGGGCAAACAGGATTATCAACGGCTTTTGATCTGCCGACACAGATGGGTTTGGATTCCACTCATCCTCTCGCTCGCTATGAAACAGGCAAAGTCGGTGTGGCGATCGATACCATCGAAGATATGGACCGTCTATTAGAAGACCTGCCCCTCGACCGACTTTCATTATCCATGACAATAAATGCCACGGCCCCCATTCTGCTTTGTATGGTTCAGGCGATTGCGGCCAAACGCGGAATCCCGGCCGAGAAACTATCCGGTACCGTTCAAAACGACATCCTGAAGGAGTACGCCTCCCGCG from Candidatus Eisenbacteria bacterium encodes:
- a CDS encoding methylmalonyl-CoA mutase, with product MADENPRSAWETEYGKSRLRKDQFKRSSGDLKPLYTPADAAGVEHDRDLGYPGSYPFVRGVQPTMYRGRPWTMRQYAGFGTARETNERFRYLLEQGQTGLSTAFDLPTQMGLDSTHPLARYETGKVGVAIDTIEDMDRLLEDLPLDRLSLSMTINATAPILLCMVQAIAAKRGIPAEKLSGTVQNDILKEYASRGTFIYPPEPSLRLVADLIEYAAEAIPRWNAISISGYHIREAGATAAQELAFTLANGVTYVEAVLD